A window of the bacterium genome harbors these coding sequences:
- a CDS encoding cytochrome c: AGDAAALTAGEAVYAGSCASCHGAAGAGDGLVSDPPPTDFTAGDEERCDGLMFWRISTGAATGPAGSIMAAYGGALTDDQIWQVVTFLRTFEP; the protein is encoded by the coding sequence TCGCGGGGGACGCCGCGGCGCTGACGGCCGGCGAGGCCGTCTACGCGGGGAGCTGCGCGTCGTGTCATGGCGCGGCGGGGGCCGGCGACGGCCTCGTCTCCGACCCCCCGCCGACCGACTTCACGGCCGGGGACGAGGAGCGCTGCGACGGCCTGATGTTCTGGCGGATCTCCACCGGCGCGGCCACCGGACCGGCCGGCTCCATCATGGCGGCCTACGGCGGCGCCCTCACGGATGACCAGATCTGGCAGGTGGTGACCTTCCTGCGCACCTTCGAGCCCTGA